GCGGAGCTGGAGCTTCAAGAGATCGCCAAGCGCTTCGGCGGCGTGCGCGAGGATCTGCTTTCCGACACCTTCAAGGTCATCGTCGTCGGCCGCTTCAAGAACGGCAAATCGACCTTGCTCAACGCCTTGTTGGGTCGCCCGACGCGGCCGCTGCCGGCCATCGCCGGCGAGCACGGTCCGCTGCCGGTAGACAATCTGCCCGCCACTGCGACCCTGACCTACATCCGCTACGCCGAGGAGCCCTGGGTGAAGGCGTGGAGCTTCGACGGTGAGGAGCAGGAGTGGCCCCTGGAGCGCTATCTCGAAGAGTCGACGGTGCGTATGGACGAGGAAGAGAACCGCCGAATCTTCCAGGACATCCGCAACTTCGAACTCGGGTTTCCCGCCGAGCTATGCCAGTCCGGGGTCACCCTCATCGACTCCCCCGGCACCGACGACGTGCCCCACCGCACCGACATCACCCGCCAGGCCCTGGACCGAGCCGACGCGGCCATCGTGGTCTTTCGCAGCGATGCGCTGGCGGGCAAGGAGGAGCGGGATTTCGTCGCCCGGGAGCTGCTCTCGACCAAGACTCATCTCTTCACCGTGATCAACCTCTTTCACCAGCAGGAAGTCAACGAACGCCTGCGGGGAGCCGCCTGGCAGCGGCTGGTGACGGACATGATGAGCGGCCCGAAGTGGCAAGGGCAGGATCTGGAAGAAAAGGACATCCACTTCGTCCAAGGTCTCGACGCCGAGAAGGGCAAGCTGGAGCCTTCCGATGAGCTGGTGGAGAGCTCCGGTCTGCTGGCCTTCGAGGAGCGGCTGGGAGATTTCCTGGTGCGCGACCGCCATCGGGTGCATCTGGAGAAGTTCATCGGTGCCGCCTTGGAGCATGCCCGGGAGCTCGAGCAACAGGTGGAAACCCGCCGCGCCGGCCTCGAACGGGAGAGCGCCGAGCTGGCGGAGGCGTTCGAGGAGATCGCTCCGCAGCTGGAGGCGATCCATCAGCGGCGGCGGAAACTGCCGAAGATCCTCGATCGCTACCGCCGCGAGAGCATTCGCCAGCTGGAGGGAAGCTTCGCCCGCATGGTGCGGGATCTGCGCCGGGATCTGCCCATCGAGCTGGAAAAGGTCGAGCTGGAGTCGCTGCAGGGAGTGGGCGGTTTCGTCCGCGCCGCTTTCCGGCAGAAGCAGCTCTGTGAAGA
This Acidobacteriota bacterium DNA region includes the following protein-coding sequences:
- a CDS encoding dynamin family protein, which codes for MSAETLIPETPTTETPSPKTTSAENTGSPKGLKAKVEEVRRRSTHRAAEAIGALGDIAAELELQEIAKRFGGVREDLLSDTFKVIVVGRFKNGKSTLLNALLGRPTRPLPAIAGEHGPLPVDNLPATATLTYIRYAEEPWVKAWSFDGEEQEWPLERYLEESTVRMDEEENRRIFQDIRNFELGFPAELCQSGVTLIDSPGTDDVPHRTDITRQALDRADAAIVVFRSDALAGKEERDFVARELLSTKTHLFTVINLFHQQEVNERLRGAAWQRLVTDMMSGPKWQGQDLEEKDIHFVQGLDAEKGKLEPSDELVESSGLLAFEERLGDFLVRDRHRVHLEKFIGAALEHARELEQQVETRRAGLERESAELAEAFEEIAPQLEAIHQRRRKLPKILDRYRRESIRQLEGSFARMVRDLRRDLPIELEKVELESLQGVGGFVRAAFRQKQLCEEMAAACTGIAKERFDVWHKAPATEPGAQQELQPIFDRLMDEVSEEVGEIERGLSDIQLRLTGLKVASGEVVEPVSLKQRAIGILAGVLLQDVSLAAGGGVAGLRGLAGTVGGWVASGIGLGVLSTLGFAIAPLIVPAALIGGLLGSMTWNRVGIEKRLQERTLDQFFEQLDKVPAAAGPRIESGVDQLFAEVEKSLMAELGSAIASEEENVRSMMQLNELSRAEKQSVLEELTQVREAIRRQMDELQEVELNAAQAA